The nucleotide sequence GCGCCCGCCCCGCCCGCCCCCGTTCCGGAAGGAGCGCTCCTTATCTACGGGGACACCCTTCACCCCGGATGGCGAAACTTCTCCTGGGACATGAAGACCGATCTGGCCGCCTCCTCGCCGGTTTTCGAGGGCGCCCACTCCATCGCGGCCGCTCCGCAGAAGGTCTCCGCGGGCCTCTACCTCGGCCGTCCGGAGGGACTCGACGTTTCGCCTTACACGCATCTTTCCTTCCGGCTCTACAGCCGCGTCCCCGGCGCTCCTCTTCTTCTGACCCTCTATCAGAAGAAGCCCACCGGAAGGGCGATCGAGCTCCACAAGCTTCCGGACGGCCTCCCGGCGGACCGCTGGATCGCGTATACGTTTCCGCTCAAGGATCTCCTCGCCTCGTCGGAACCCGTCACGGGAATCGTCCTTCAGGCGTTTCACGTCTCTCCGGAGCCCTGGTTCTTCGTCGATCACGTTCTCTTCCTGCGCGAACCCGGCGTGGAGGCGGCCTCCCCCGTGTCCCCCGCCCTCGAAAGCTATCGAACCCGCCGCTCCGAGGCCGCCGCACGCGCCGCCGGACGCGACTACGCGGGCGCGGAGCGCATCCTCCGGGACGCCATGGCCGCTCTCCCCGAAGCCGCCCGCGCGGAGGCCCAGGCGGACCTGGCCGCCCTGCGAAGCGCCTCCGAATTCCTCGAAGAAGCGCTCCGTCGCGCCTCCCGCCTGAGCCGCGGAGAGAAAGCGGCCGTCGAATTCGTCGGCGCGGGAGGCATACGCCGGCGCCGTGAGGGAACCGTGCTCCACGCCGACGCCGTCCGTGTCTCCCTTCAGACCGCGGACGGCCGCGTGGACATCCCCTTGAGCGAGGCGACCACCGGCTGGCTGGTCGATCTCGCCGCCCAGCATCCGGGCGCCGGAATGTTCTGCGTGCTGGAAGGCGACGCCGAGCGCGCCCGAGCGTTCAAGGTCGCCGCTCCCGCGTGGCTCGCGGCCGCTCCGGCACCGGAAGAACGCGCGGCGCTCGACCTTTTCTGGACCGCCGAAGGGCTTTTCCCCCGGACGCGCCGCCGCGCCGAGGCGGTCGAAGCCTACCGGAAGCTCCTTTCGGAATACGGCGCCACGGCCTCCGCCGCGCGCCTGCACGCCTTCGTGTCCTGGCGCCTGGAGGAGGCGCGCGAAATCTTCTGGACGGCCGACGAGCTGACCGCCTCGGAAGGCTTCCTGGCCGTGAAGCCGCCCGGGCGCGACGATCCTGCATGGATCAGCGAGCGCTCGGGCGCCGACGGAGCCTTTCTTGAATTTTCTTTTCCGGCGTCTCCGGACGTCCCCGTCCGCGGCTGGATCCTGGCCGGGGCCTGTTGCCTGGAAACGCTCAACTTCTCGATCCAGGCGACGGAACTCAGCGGGCCGAAACCGGGCCGGCCGACGCAGAAGGTTTCCTTGGAACCGGGAGCCCCGGACGCCCTCGAAGTCCGTCTGCCGTCCACCTCGTTCCGACGCTACCATGCCTCCCACGGCGGAGGTGCGCGCGAGCCGGCGCGCTGGATCTGGGTTCCGCTGCCGCTCCCCAGATTCTCCGCCGCGGGCGTCAAGCTCGTTCGGGTTATCCCGGATCAGGCCGGCTTCGGCGCGGCCGCCGCCTTCGTCAGCTCCACGAGGTCCGCGCCGCCCAGGGACGGGGAAGTGACGGAGTGGGTCCGGTCCCGCCCGCCCTTCGAACCGGCCGTTCCCACAGGACGCCTTCTCCGGGAGACGTGGACGGGCATCCCCGGCGAGCGCCTGGAGGATCTGACGCAGCATCCTTCGTTCATCTTCAACCGCCCGTCGAGCGTCGACCGCCCGTCGGGAGCGTTTTCGGATGGAGACCGCGGCGAGAACTACGGAGCCCGCCTGCGCGGCTTTCTGCATCCCC is from Planctomycetota bacterium and encodes:
- a CDS encoding PA14 domain-containing protein is translated as APAPPAPVPEGALLIYGDTLHPGWRNFSWDMKTDLAASSPVFEGAHSIAAAPQKVSAGLYLGRPEGLDVSPYTHLSFRLYSRVPGAPLLLTLYQKKPTGRAIELHKLPDGLPADRWIAYTFPLKDLLASSEPVTGIVLQAFHVSPEPWFFVDHVLFLREPGVEAASPVSPALESYRTRRSEAAARAAGRDYAGAERILRDAMAALPEAARAEAQADLAALRSASEFLEEALRRASRLSRGEKAAVEFVGAGGIRRRREGTVLHADAVRVSLQTADGRVDIPLSEATTGWLVDLAAQHPGAGMFCVLEGDAERARAFKVAAPAWLAAAPAPEERAALDLFWTAEGLFPRTRRRAEAVEAYRKLLSEYGATASAARLHAFVSWRLEEAREIFWTADELTASEGFLAVKPPGRDDPAWISERSGADGAFLEFSFPASPDVPVRGWILAGACCLETLNFSIQATELSGPKPGRPTQKVSLEPGAPDALEVRLPSTSFRRYHASHGGGAREPARWIWVPLPLPRFSAAGVKLVRVIPDQAGFGAAAAFVSSTRSAPPRDGEVTEWVRSRPPFEPAVPTGRLLRETWTGIPGERLEDLTQHPSFIFNRPSSVDRPSGAFSDGDRGENYGARLRGFLHPPASGPYVFWLLSDDASELWISTDDNAAHKKKIAFLPHAVGRDEWEKLPSQKSAPVVLRAGQRCYVEAIYKQGPGAGFLALGWQLPDGAQERPIPAGRLSEFGTMPGRKATASFFKGINLGGPSLMIDGRLWEGGDGPTLSGSQGRFENQNVPLRPPTDETRARMIRCSAFDPSGTRVRVSSLPPGSYDVFLYVWEDNDPQVIDLFVQGNPVLRGYSTGPAGTWARLGPWRAEVRDGSLEVSCTGGHGNFSGLELWRIGP